One Kitasatospora sp. NBC_01287 DNA window includes the following coding sequences:
- a CDS encoding AAA family ATPase: MAERWFLLAGDGDYAQSTGLEPLTFVARELALMRTALTELGMTEIGPPPPGAGERGLGQARQALVDWQRTLPVGPAHPPPLVLVYCTGHGLQRRADRWGLVLPEHTSAQPRTLSALDIVEPLLGSQEEGLPQVGQVMLVLDACFAQLGALQGIQQISGLADELRATGFDVWLVAASQSVEKARQLVFVRAFREALRGADGRAAVLDPDRLVEAVNAHIEGPQQVWIARSGTRSCEVLPDPGHMPAAPPRLDREWSNVGRGLTGTTPRPGWFFSGRAAELDELRHHLAGFGASGLLVLRGATGTGKSALLARLAMTGIAAWRREVPPIERRRGSLPPQDGVHAIVSARPATTDELARRIGRALDLPLGPHAGPAELIDTLERLPRRAILVDDIDRAGTDPALLVTELLEPLCQYADATIVLAARPAPGTDALWERLGVPVRTLAADPKAVRAYLGAYLEHRTGAFARQDGAAEVAVVADDLAEACHGHFDAAAHAVFTFHESQGDLAAARAAAGRSLRLLYGELLGAAAGRPGNWAEAMLRPIEAAAAGGARAGLTAAEWAALATALDPAGAAHRPEDARAAAELLGPAALPHGAGPAARTWRLAHPLEPGRDSSKFAAAVRTALPPDGPPADRAWAVARRAWLLADLARQDPERFRAELDLPDFWLSLPPEVAARLVGDRPGLLGSAALREAVRSLPPQSPPGARAFRLKSVLLRGGAAEQATALDIRRFGSPVGLRWAAPEDDEPPITTELAVAEGYALTAHHDGSLRLWETATGSVAAVLAAAHSGGVPSGLSLAVVDGRPVVVAATGGGALLWRPDGAGGEPVPLPPSLLAPGEAFALLADGRLAVARGGGIEVTELGARPRAAAPPLRIGRPVSRLLAVGGAAAAGLVVVEARGTVTTWPMAPGASAVRPAPVLAAAGARLAVAASGRTLAAVGADGQVYVWGRGAAVGGGTARPLAAPGCLAVSDQLVATASGGRHPALTLRPLATGNAAVAELPLLDTPVALAFAEDGGLLLVADTRGLLCLEVQVDPAVQADPAVQADPSAVPPVFEEEPQ; this comes from the coding sequence TTGGCTGAGCGCTGGTTCCTGCTCGCGGGCGACGGCGACTACGCGCAGTCCACCGGCCTGGAACCGCTGACCTTCGTGGCGCGCGAACTCGCCCTGATGCGCACCGCCCTGACCGAGCTGGGCATGACCGAGATCGGGCCCCCGCCGCCGGGGGCCGGGGAGCGGGGACTCGGCCAGGCCCGCCAGGCGCTGGTGGACTGGCAGCGGACGCTGCCGGTCGGCCCCGCCCACCCGCCGCCCCTGGTCCTGGTCTACTGCACCGGCCACGGCCTCCAGCGGCGCGCCGACCGCTGGGGCCTCGTGCTGCCCGAGCACACCTCCGCCCAGCCCAGGACGCTCTCCGCGCTGGACATCGTGGAGCCACTGCTCGGCAGCCAGGAGGAGGGTCTGCCCCAGGTCGGCCAGGTGATGCTGGTGCTCGACGCGTGCTTCGCCCAGCTGGGCGCGCTGCAGGGCATCCAGCAGATCTCCGGTCTCGCGGACGAGCTGCGGGCCACCGGGTTCGACGTCTGGCTCGTCGCGGCTTCCCAATCCGTCGAGAAGGCGCGGCAGTTGGTGTTCGTCCGGGCCTTCCGGGAGGCGCTGCGCGGAGCCGACGGGCGGGCGGCCGTGCTCGATCCCGACCGGCTGGTCGAGGCGGTCAACGCGCACATCGAGGGGCCGCAGCAGGTCTGGATCGCCCGCTCGGGAACCCGCTCCTGCGAGGTGCTGCCGGACCCCGGGCACATGCCCGCCGCGCCCCCGCGCCTGGACCGCGAGTGGAGCAACGTCGGCCGCGGACTGACCGGCACGACACCCCGGCCCGGCTGGTTCTTCTCCGGCCGGGCGGCCGAGCTCGACGAACTGCGGCACCACCTGGCCGGGTTCGGCGCGTCCGGCCTGCTCGTGCTGCGCGGTGCGACGGGGACCGGGAAGAGCGCCCTGCTCGCCCGCCTCGCCATGACGGGCATCGCCGCCTGGCGCCGCGAGGTGCCGCCGATCGAGCGCCGCCGCGGCTCCCTGCCGCCGCAGGACGGCGTCCACGCGATCGTCAGCGCCAGGCCGGCCACCACCGACGAGCTGGCCCGGCGGATCGGGCGCGCGCTCGACCTGCCGCTCGGCCCGCACGCGGGGCCCGCTGAGCTGATCGACACCCTGGAGCGGCTGCCGCGCCGCGCGATCCTGGTGGACGACATCGACCGGGCCGGCACGGACCCCGCCCTGCTGGTGACCGAGCTGCTGGAGCCGCTCTGCCAGTACGCCGACGCCACGATCGTGCTGGCCGCCCGCCCCGCGCCCGGGACGGACGCCCTCTGGGAGCGGCTCGGCGTGCCGGTGCGCACCCTGGCCGCCGACCCGAAGGCCGTGCGCGCCTACCTGGGCGCGTACCTGGAGCACCGCACCGGGGCGTTCGCGCGGCAGGACGGCGCGGCGGAGGTCGCGGTGGTGGCCGACGACCTCGCGGAGGCGTGCCACGGCCACTTCGACGCGGCCGCCCACGCGGTGTTCACGTTCCATGAGAGCCAGGGGGACCTGGCCGCCGCCCGAGCGGCGGCGGGCAGGAGCCTGCGCCTGCTCTACGGCGAGCTGCTCGGCGCGGCCGCCGGCCGCCCCGGCAACTGGGCCGAGGCGATGCTCCGCCCGATCGAGGCCGCGGCGGCCGGCGGAGCGCGGGCCGGGCTGACCGCCGCGGAGTGGGCCGCGCTCGCCACCGCGCTGGACCCTGCCGGAGCGGCCCACCGCCCCGAGGACGCGCGGGCCGCCGCCGAACTGCTGGGCCCGGCCGCGCTGCCGCACGGGGCGGGCCCAGCAGCACGGACCTGGCGGCTCGCCCACCCGCTCGAACCGGGCCGGGACAGTTCGAAGTTCGCCGCCGCCGTGCGGACCGCCCTGCCCCCGGACGGCCCGCCGGCCGACCGGGCGTGGGCCGTCGCCCGGCGGGCCTGGCTCCTCGCCGACCTGGCGCGGCAGGACCCCGAGCGCTTCCGGGCCGAACTCGACCTGCCGGACTTCTGGCTCTCGCTGCCGCCCGAGGTCGCCGCCCGCCTGGTCGGCGACCGTCCGGGCCTGCTCGGCTCGGCGGCGCTCCGCGAGGCCGTGCGGTCGCTGCCCCCGCAGAGCCCGCCCGGCGCCAGGGCGTTCCGGTTGAAGTCCGTCCTGCTGAGGGGCGGGGCCGCGGAGCAGGCCACCGCGCTGGACATCCGCCGCTTCGGCTCCCCGGTCGGGCTGCGCTGGGCCGCACCCGAGGACGACGAGCCCCCGATCACCACCGAGCTGGCCGTCGCGGAGGGATACGCGCTGACGGCCCATCACGACGGCTCGCTGCGGCTCTGGGAGACGGCCACGGGATCGGTGGCGGCCGTCCTGGCGGCGGCGCACTCCGGCGGGGTCCCGTCGGGCCTCTCCCTCGCCGTCGTCGACGGCCGGCCGGTGGTGGTGGCCGCGACCGGGGGCGGCGCGCTGCTCTGGCGCCCGGACGGCGCGGGCGGGGAGCCGGTGCCGCTGCCGCCGTCGCTGCTGGCCCCGGGCGAGGCGTTCGCGCTGCTGGCGGACGGGCGGCTGGCGGTGGCGCGTGGCGGGGGCATCGAGGTCACCGAGCTCGGCGCTCGGCCCCGGGCGGCGGCACCGCCCCTGCGCATCGGCCGTCCGGTGAGCCGGCTGCTGGCTGTCGGCGGAGCCGCCGCGGCCGGCCTGGTGGTGGTGGAGGCCAGGGGCACCGTCACCACCTGGCCGATGGCACCGGGGGCCTCTGCGGTGCGGCCCGCCCCGGTCCTGGCGGCGGCCGGTGCCCGCCTCGCGGTCGCCGCCTCCGGGCGCACGCTCGCCGCGGTGGGAGCGGACGGCCAGGTGTACGTGTGGGGGCGGGGCGCCGCGGTGGGCGGCGGGACGGCCCGGCCGCTCGCCGCGCCCGGCTGCCTCGCCGTCAGCGACCAGCTGGTCGCCACGGCGAGCGGTGGCCGCCATCCCGCGCTCACGCTCCGGCCGCTGGCCACCGGGAACGCCGCGGTCGCCGAGCTGCCGCTGCTCGACACCCCGGTCGCGCTCGCCTTCGCCGAGGACGGTGGCCTGCTGCTGGTGGCGGACACCAGGGGGCTGCTGTGCCTGGAGGTCCAGGTCGACCCCGCGGTCCAGGCCGACCCCGCGGTCCAGGCCGACCCGTCGGCAGTGCCGCCCGTCTTCGAGGAGGAGCCGCAATGA
- a CDS encoding SseB family protein has translation MSTQVDGSGVTVGALDLARGIEAVYGGRGDSRGLTGLLRSATVLCPLVDDEPLVAESGSIRWIYAFTDEAALARFAVARGAGDRPWDFARVEGHRLLDVAVPALGGPGGVAVNVGSPAPMPFPAMGTLGTLSSRAAVAR, from the coding sequence GTGTCCACGCAGGTCGACGGGTCGGGGGTGACGGTGGGAGCGCTGGATCTCGCACGGGGGATCGAGGCGGTGTACGGCGGCCGGGGCGACAGCCGGGGCCTGACCGGCCTGTTGCGGAGCGCGACCGTGCTCTGCCCGCTGGTCGACGACGAGCCGCTGGTGGCGGAGTCGGGCTCGATCAGGTGGATCTACGCGTTCACCGACGAGGCCGCGCTGGCCCGCTTCGCCGTGGCGCGCGGTGCCGGTGACCGTCCGTGGGACTTCGCCCGGGTCGAGGGCCACCGGCTGCTGGACGTCGCGGTGCCCGCGCTCGGCGGCCCCGGCGGGGTGGCCGTGAACGTGGGCTCCCCGGCCCCGATGCCGTTCCCCGCCATGGGCACGCTGGGCACGCTCTCCTCCCGCGCGGCGGTGGCGCGATGA
- a CDS encoding HAMP domain-containing sensor histidine kinase: protein MRIPASPESDRRPERGPEPGRETGPGDEWRGGRWRGDGWRGDGWRGGEWRGSLRVRLSLVFGLMFFVAAAAVLAVTVVLVDNSMRYCLDLAFSPHYANDPNLAPAVQQYLVRQQSSVAATKGVILTSMQRNLLFKGGLTVLAVGVVATTAGWLVAGRMVRPLRVISSHAERIATRTLHRRISLQAPPGEVKSLADSFDSMLDRLDQAFAGQSRFISNAAHELKTPIAVSRTLVEVAMNRPTAPPEISLLGENLLAVSERHEKLIDALLTLARAEDSLTELLPLDLADLAEAVVTAAAAEADRQQVTLECHLSSAPATGDPILLEQVLRNLVDNAIRYNVPGGVVTVRTRSGLYGPEAQVGNTGPVISEHEIPVLFAPFRRLTDRVGSARGTGLGLSIVRAVAQAHSGEATARPRLGGGLEVRVVLPTDHGGQGVR, encoded by the coding sequence ATGCGCATACCGGCCTCCCCCGAGTCCGACCGACGGCCCGAGCGGGGTCCCGAGCCGGGCCGGGAGACGGGCCCCGGTGACGAGTGGCGCGGTGGCAGGTGGCGCGGTGACGGGTGGCGCGGTGACGGGTGGCGCGGTGGCGAGTGGCGCGGCAGCCTGCGGGTGCGGCTCTCCCTGGTGTTCGGCCTGATGTTCTTCGTCGCCGCCGCCGCGGTGCTGGCCGTCACCGTCGTGCTGGTCGACAACTCGATGCGCTACTGCCTCGACCTCGCGTTCTCCCCGCACTACGCGAACGACCCGAACCTGGCACCCGCGGTCCAGCAGTACCTGGTCCGCCAGCAGTCCTCGGTGGCGGCCACCAAGGGCGTCATCCTGACCTCGATGCAGCGCAACCTGCTCTTCAAGGGCGGCCTGACGGTGCTCGCCGTGGGCGTCGTCGCCACCACCGCGGGCTGGCTGGTGGCCGGCCGGATGGTCCGCCCGCTCAGGGTGATCAGCTCGCACGCCGAGCGGATCGCCACCCGCACGCTGCACCGGCGGATCAGCCTGCAGGCGCCGCCCGGCGAGGTGAAGTCGCTGGCCGACTCCTTCGACAGCATGCTGGACCGGCTCGACCAGGCCTTCGCCGGCCAGTCACGCTTCATCTCCAACGCCGCGCACGAGTTGAAGACCCCGATCGCGGTCAGCCGCACCCTGGTCGAGGTCGCCATGAACCGGCCCACCGCGCCGCCCGAGATCAGCCTGCTCGGCGAGAACCTGCTCGCCGTCAGCGAGCGCCACGAGAAGCTGATCGACGCGCTGCTCACCCTCGCCAGGGCCGAGGACTCACTGACCGAACTGCTGCCGCTCGACCTGGCCGACCTGGCCGAGGCGGTGGTCACCGCGGCGGCGGCCGAGGCGGACCGCCAGCAGGTGACCCTGGAGTGCCACCTCTCCTCCGCCCCGGCCACCGGCGATCCGATCCTGCTGGAGCAGGTGCTGCGCAACCTGGTGGACAACGCGATCCGCTACAACGTCCCCGGCGGGGTGGTCACCGTGCGCACCAGGAGCGGGCTGTACGGGCCCGAGGCGCAGGTCGGCAACACCGGGCCTGTGATCTCCGAACACGAGATCCCGGTGCTCTTCGCCCCCTTCCGCCGCCTGACCGACCGGGTGGGCTCGGCCCGGGGCACCGGTCTGGGCCTCTCCATCGTCCGCGCGGTCGCGCAGGCGCACAGCGGTGAGGCCACCGCGCGGCCGCGGCTCGGCGGCGGACTCGAAGTGCGGGTGGTGCTGCCCACCGACCACGGCGGCCAGGGGGTGCGGTAG
- the alr gene encoding alanine racemase, with protein MPHGRHAAPSGAAGAAGAAGAAGAAWAAWAAWAADPVQAGDPVPAGGQGQPAGYAEAVVDLGAIAHNTRLLAARSRGALMAVVKADGFGHGAVPVARTALANGASWLGVTSTGEALALRAAGITAPVLSWMHLPHEDFTPALLAGVDLSVSSYLHLAGISACAERTGRTARVHLKIDTGLHRGGAAPADWAALVRAARAFEQRGTVVVRGLWSHLVDADGAPGRTAGQVHAFEEAVGAARAAGLRPELLHLANSAAALTDPGTHYDLVRVGLGLYGVEPVPGRAFGLRPAMTLRARAIMARPVAAGEGVSYGHEYHAERDGTLLLVPLGFADGVPRAASGRAEMWAAGARRPVAGRIAMDQCVLDAGGAEVGVGEPVVLFGPGERGEPTVSEWADWAGTNAHELLTGIGPRVPRRYLPAPTAGPATATATATATATATTTATTTATATAMKEDGHRA; from the coding sequence ATGCCCCACGGCCGCCACGCGGCCCCCTCCGGAGCGGCCGGAGCGGCCGGAGCGGCCGGAGCGGCCGGAGCGGCCTGGGCGGCCTGGGCGGCCTGGGCGGCCGACCCGGTGCAGGCGGGTGACCCGGTGCCGGCGGGCGGTCAGGGCCAGCCGGCCGGCTACGCCGAGGCGGTGGTCGACCTCGGCGCGATCGCCCACAACACCCGCCTGCTGGCGGCGCGTTCGCGGGGCGCGCTGATGGCGGTGGTGAAGGCCGACGGATTCGGGCACGGCGCCGTGCCGGTGGCCCGCACCGCGCTGGCCAACGGCGCGAGCTGGCTGGGCGTCACCTCCACCGGCGAGGCACTGGCCCTGCGCGCGGCCGGCATCACCGCGCCGGTGCTCAGCTGGATGCACCTGCCCCACGAGGACTTCACCCCGGCGCTGCTGGCGGGGGTCGACCTGTCGGTCTCCTCCTACCTGCACCTCGCGGGCATCTCGGCCTGCGCCGAGCGCACCGGCCGCACCGCGCGGGTCCACCTCAAGATCGACACTGGGCTGCACCGGGGCGGTGCCGCCCCGGCCGACTGGGCGGCCCTGGTCCGGGCGGCCCGCGCCTTCGAGCAGCGCGGCACCGTGGTGGTCCGCGGCCTCTGGTCGCACCTGGTGGACGCCGACGGCGCCCCGGGTCGCACCGCGGGCCAGGTCCACGCCTTCGAGGAGGCCGTCGGGGCCGCCCGCGCGGCCGGGCTGCGCCCCGAACTGCTGCACCTGGCCAACTCGGCCGCCGCGCTGACCGACCCCGGCACCCACTACGACCTGGTGCGGGTGGGGCTCGGGCTGTACGGCGTCGAGCCGGTGCCGGGGCGGGCCTTCGGGCTGCGCCCGGCCATGACGCTGCGGGCCAGGGCCATCATGGCCCGCCCGGTGGCGGCCGGTGAGGGCGTGTCGTACGGGCACGAGTACCACGCCGAGCGGGACGGCACCCTGCTGCTGGTCCCGCTCGGGTTCGCGGACGGCGTGCCGCGCGCCGCCTCGGGGCGGGCCGAGATGTGGGCCGCCGGGGCCCGCCGCCCGGTGGCCGGCCGGATCGCGATGGACCAGTGCGTGCTCGACGCGGGCGGGGCCGAGGTCGGCGTCGGGGAGCCGGTGGTGCTCTTCGGGCCGGGGGAGCGGGGCGAGCCCACCGTGAGCGAATGGGCCGACTGGGCGGGCACCAACGCGCACGAGCTGCTCACGGGCATCGGTCCCCGGGTCCCCAGGCGCTACCTCCCGGCCCCCACGGCCGGACCTGCCACCGCCACCGCGACTGCCACAGCCACAGCCACAGCCACTACCACCGCCACTACCACCGCCACAGCCACCGCCATGAAGGAGGACGGCCACCGTGCCTGA
- a CDS encoding type VII secretion system-associated protein yields MSAQPEQPPAPQPEQRPEPPLSEAMRAAARSRPGSWLYATDPAFGPDEQVPPFGIIGGWQVDAHGEIAGFWHNPKYRPSPQSLGLPVPRSAAEAALQLAATGYGDSAQLLAALAQAPLLLLARPEDTSLYVENGVVDACTSRELVPTTWPGWREVTGRQLASALPAGGVRLNPGSSVCVTIPLADLAEAPEAPEATEATG; encoded by the coding sequence ATGAGCGCGCAGCCCGAGCAGCCGCCGGCGCCGCAGCCCGAGCAGCGCCCCGAGCCACCGCTCAGCGAGGCCATGCGCGCCGCCGCCAGGAGCCGTCCCGGCAGCTGGCTCTACGCGACCGACCCGGCGTTCGGGCCGGACGAGCAGGTGCCGCCGTTCGGGATCATCGGCGGCTGGCAGGTGGACGCGCACGGGGAGATCGCCGGGTTCTGGCACAACCCGAAGTACCGGCCCTCCCCCCAGTCGCTCGGCCTGCCCGTGCCGCGCAGCGCGGCGGAGGCCGCACTGCAGCTGGCGGCCACCGGCTACGGCGACTCGGCGCAGCTGCTCGCCGCGCTGGCCCAGGCACCGCTGCTGCTGCTCGCCCGCCCCGAGGACACCAGCCTGTACGTCGAGAACGGTGTGGTCGACGCCTGCACCTCGCGCGAGCTGGTCCCCACGACCTGGCCGGGCTGGCGCGAAGTGACGGGCCGTCAGCTCGCCTCGGCGCTACCGGCGGGCGGCGTCCGGCTCAACCCGGGCAGCAGTGTCTGCGTCACCATCCCGCTGGCCGACCTCGCCGAGGCCCCCGAGGCCCCCGAGGCCACCGAGGCCACCGGATGA
- a CDS encoding putative T7SS-secreted protein — protein sequence MSGMPPGMGYAFAVPEMDLGQTDDPAELLHGDPDELHKNALHLRKFQIAFEETHSGLAALDTAHWQGKAGEAFRAKYLEHPQKWADAATACGDAAIAMEDFAHVVAWAQDQAKQAHDTYQRAQNTSKTAKSQYDQSVKDYNQGVDSYNKAVAAGQFPDRKPTDPGAFQDPGAGDRAAAQEQLTEARRQRDAAGVKVAAVLDHATGLAPKKPGFWQQMKDDLHDVVEDAPNEVVHLAGGVVKGVGDMLKFGRSLNPQDPYNIAHPAQYVDGVSTTLAGLVNAGQHPTKLIQGLVGSGWGSDPTQAFGKLLPNLVLTAATDGAGAAEGVTTDVAEAGAKDVATTTAETGAEKAGTSAAQDAGEFPADFGAPLSASPAGGAPVLDTAAMDSAQTSLDSLEKGMDELDPDLSNVTTTPTDPLKVAVDPNVDLSKIPGNPLWRTSTEPLYRWDGRTPDQIIADEGFKPLQSENTDLPRYVSHNEPSAFVGTSRDPAYTRNKPYRYEIDAPGGIDVNATIPDNTFAAESEIVMPGGVKLENIKGWQPWDDARKKFGPFEPNPYYKPSAGTGAGLPPPTP from the coding sequence ATGAGCGGCATGCCGCCCGGGATGGGCTACGCGTTCGCGGTGCCCGAGATGGATCTCGGCCAGACCGACGACCCGGCGGAGCTGCTGCACGGCGACCCCGACGAGCTGCACAAGAACGCCCTGCACCTGCGCAAGTTCCAGATCGCCTTCGAGGAGACCCACTCGGGCCTCGCCGCCCTGGACACCGCGCACTGGCAGGGCAAGGCCGGCGAGGCGTTCCGGGCCAAGTACCTGGAGCACCCGCAGAAGTGGGCGGACGCCGCCACCGCGTGCGGTGACGCCGCGATCGCGATGGAGGACTTCGCGCACGTCGTGGCCTGGGCCCAGGACCAGGCCAAGCAGGCGCACGACACCTACCAGCGCGCCCAGAACACCTCCAAGACCGCCAAATCGCAGTACGACCAGTCGGTCAAGGACTACAACCAGGGCGTCGACAGCTACAACAAGGCCGTCGCCGCCGGGCAGTTCCCGGACCGCAAGCCGACCGACCCGGGCGCGTTCCAGGACCCGGGCGCCGGCGACCGCGCCGCCGCCCAGGAGCAGCTGACCGAGGCCCGCCGCCAGCGCGACGCGGCGGGCGTGAAGGTCGCCGCCGTGCTCGACCACGCCACCGGTCTGGCGCCGAAGAAGCCGGGCTTCTGGCAGCAGATGAAGGACGACCTGCACGACGTCGTCGAGGACGCGCCGAACGAGGTCGTCCACCTGGCGGGCGGCGTGGTCAAGGGCGTGGGCGACATGCTGAAGTTCGGCCGCTCGCTCAACCCGCAGGATCCGTACAACATCGCGCACCCCGCGCAGTACGTCGACGGGGTGTCGACCACGCTGGCCGGCCTGGTGAACGCCGGTCAGCACCCGACCAAGCTGATCCAGGGCCTGGTCGGCTCGGGCTGGGGCTCGGATCCCACCCAGGCCTTCGGCAAGCTGCTGCCCAACCTGGTGCTCACCGCCGCCACCGACGGCGCGGGCGCGGCCGAGGGGGTCACCACCGACGTCGCCGAGGCGGGCGCCAAGGACGTGGCCACCACCACCGCCGAGACCGGCGCGGAGAAGGCCGGGACCAGCGCCGCCCAGGACGCCGGCGAGTTCCCGGCCGACTTCGGCGCACCGCTCTCCGCCTCCCCCGCCGGCGGCGCCCCGGTGCTCGACACCGCGGCCATGGACAGCGCCCAGACCTCGCTCGACAGCCTTGAGAAGGGCATGGACGAGCTCGACCCGGACCTGTCCAACGTCACCACCACTCCGACCGACCCGCTCAAGGTCGCCGTCGACCCCAACGTGGACCTCTCCAAGATCCCGGGCAACCCGCTCTGGCGCACCAGCACCGAGCCGCTCTACCGCTGGGACGGCCGCACGCCGGACCAGATCATCGCCGACGAGGGCTTCAAGCCCTTGCAGTCCGAGAACACCGACCTGCCCCGCTACGTCAGCCACAACGAGCCCTCCGCGTTCGTGGGCACCAGCCGCGACCCGGCCTACACGCGCAACAAGCCTTACCGGTACGAGATCGACGCTCCCGGCGGCATCGACGTAAACGCCACGATTCCCGACAACACCTTCGCCGCGGAGTCGGAGATCGTCATGCCGGGCGGCGTCAAACTTGAGAACATCAAGGGCTGGCAGCCGTGGGACGACGCCCGGAAGAAGTTCGGCCCGTTCGAGCCCAACCCCTACTACAAACCGAGCGCGGGAACCGGGGCCGGCCTGCCGCCACCCACCCCGTGA
- a CDS encoding alpha/beta fold hydrolase, whose translation MAQVVGVHGIGWTWSSRAEIAEAWPAALRKGLENGRSPHADTFSFEPAYYGALYNIGPGKSAGEPLYQAADLRAGFELELLEELAEGVGQAASADGPQAAAAKGALVRSPQTLLNALLSVPYVGGATSSAFIRLFKQVHRYFEEPELRAAVRAEVVAAVRPDTRVVVAHSLGSVVAYEALWAHPEWRIDTLVTIGSPLGLRSVRKRLDAPGEGHPGLPPSVRRWVNVVADQDVIALAKRLKGRYGPAVEDFPVTNPLRGVHSADWYLQNLRTARAVGAALG comes from the coding sequence GTGGCACAGGTCGTCGGAGTGCACGGAATCGGGTGGACCTGGTCGTCCCGGGCGGAGATCGCCGAGGCGTGGCCGGCCGCGCTCCGCAAGGGGCTGGAGAACGGCCGCTCCCCGCACGCGGACACCTTCTCGTTCGAGCCCGCCTACTACGGGGCGCTGTACAACATCGGCCCCGGCAAGAGCGCCGGTGAGCCGCTCTACCAGGCCGCCGACCTGCGCGCCGGCTTCGAGCTGGAGCTGCTGGAGGAGCTGGCCGAGGGGGTGGGGCAGGCGGCCTCCGCCGACGGGCCGCAGGCGGCCGCGGCCAAGGGCGCGCTGGTGCGGAGCCCGCAGACACTGCTCAACGCGCTCCTGAGCGTGCCGTACGTGGGCGGGGCGACCAGCTCGGCCTTCATCCGGCTCTTCAAGCAGGTGCACCGGTACTTCGAGGAGCCCGAGCTGCGGGCGGCCGTCCGCGCCGAGGTGGTGGCCGCGGTGCGGCCCGACACCCGGGTGGTCGTCGCGCACTCGCTGGGCAGCGTCGTCGCGTACGAGGCGCTCTGGGCGCACCCGGAGTGGCGGATCGACACGCTGGTGACGATCGGCTCCCCGCTGGGCCTGCGGAGCGTGCGCAAGCGGCTCGACGCGCCGGGGGAGGGCCACCCCGGGCTGCCGCCGTCCGTGCGCCGCTGGGTCAACGTGGTCGCCGACCAGGACGTCATCGCCCTGGCGAAGCGGCTGAAGGGCCGCTACGGCCCCGCCGTCGAGGACTTCCCGGTCACGAACCCGCTGCGGGGTGTCCACAGCGCCGACTGGTACCTGCAGAACCTGCGCACCGCCCGTGCCGTCGGCGCAGCGCTTGGCTGA
- a CDS encoding D-alanine--D-alanine ligase family protein codes for MPDQNRIRVAVLFGGRSGEHDVSCASAAGILTHLDRARYQVRPVRVSTDGEWVPGPVDLAAGSYSAPDLARLLPGRGAAPWASLVDALPVLGAADVVLPVLHGPYGEDGTVQGLLETLGVPYVGNGVLASAAGMDKDVTKRLLASAGLPVAASVLLPRREHGLTPGDRERLGLPVFVKPARAGSSLGVTRVDSWDALEAAVDHARVSDSKVLVEEAVLGREVDVAVLEHPDGRLEVGPALEIRVRGGQAFFDYDAKYQDSATRFEIPARLPAGIAERLREMAVAVFETLGCAGLLRIDFLLRDGTEPVVNEVNTFPGFTATSQYPRIWAATGLLYEELLDVLIATALAGAADRSAPGAGAAAGRTAGARLTAAR; via the coding sequence GTGCCTGACCAGAACCGGATCCGTGTCGCGGTGCTCTTCGGCGGCCGCAGCGGTGAGCACGACGTCTCCTGCGCCTCGGCCGCGGGCATCCTCACCCACCTGGACCGCGCCCGCTACCAGGTGCGACCGGTCCGCGTCAGCACCGACGGCGAGTGGGTGCCGGGCCCCGTCGACCTGGCCGCCGGCAGCTACTCGGCGCCCGACCTCGCACGGCTGCTGCCGGGCCGGGGCGCCGCTCCCTGGGCGAGTCTGGTGGACGCGCTGCCGGTGCTCGGCGCCGCCGACGTGGTGCTGCCCGTGCTGCACGGCCCGTACGGGGAGGACGGCACGGTGCAGGGCCTGCTGGAGACGCTGGGCGTGCCGTACGTCGGCAACGGGGTGCTCGCGAGCGCGGCCGGGATGGACAAGGACGTCACCAAGCGGCTCCTCGCCTCGGCCGGCCTGCCGGTGGCGGCCTCGGTGCTGCTGCCCCGGCGGGAGCACGGGTTGACTCCCGGCGATCGGGAGCGGCTGGGCCTGCCGGTCTTCGTGAAGCCCGCCCGGGCCGGCTCCAGCCTGGGCGTGACCAGGGTGGACTCCTGGGACGCGCTGGAGGCGGCGGTGGACCACGCCCGCGTATCGGACAGCAAGGTGCTGGTGGAGGAGGCGGTGCTCGGGCGCGAGGTGGACGTCGCCGTGCTGGAGCATCCCGACGGCCGGCTGGAGGTCGGGCCGGCGCTGGAGATCCGGGTGCGCGGCGGGCAGGCGTTCTTCGACTACGACGCCAAGTACCAGGACAGCGCGACCCGGTTCGAGATCCCCGCCAGGTTGCCCGCAGGGATCGCCGAACGGCTGCGGGAGATGGCGGTCGCGGTCTTCGAGACGCTTGGCTGCGCCGGGCTGCTGCGCATCGACTTCCTGCTCAGGGACGGCACGGAGCCGGTGGTGAACGAGGTGAACACCTTCCCGGGCTTCACCGCCACCTCGCAGTACCCGCGGATCTGGGCGGCGACGGGCCTGCTGTACGAGGAACTGCTCGACGTGCTGATCGCCACGGCCCTGGCCGGCGCCGCCGACCGGTCCGCCCCCGGGGCCGGTGCCGCCGCGGGCCGTACCGCCGGAGCCCGCCTCACCGCGGCCCGGTGA